The following are encoded together in the Montipora capricornis isolate CH-2021 chromosome 5, ASM3666992v2, whole genome shotgun sequence genome:
- the LOC138049525 gene encoding centromere protein F-like isoform X2: MSWAKEEWKQELSANALKKVYDLEQRCETLQKDVRQKQFQLDSSQAALAKQKKLTEEEKANAGLLKKESHSLGESIQELERSREKILHDLHAKEGQIRCLDGKMNRTQQQLDSELAKAVQLKNELDHLLFENNQNVAKLEKQSADFNRAKEANSLLQRQLGGHKDLVRALESQLKTLGEEPNSRAKKSSSGSDSEVDWQCGVDSKLREAETNLQMEKEQREKIEKELQDLKAVAAQFRKNEEANGTLSVKELAINQQIDLASSDEDQLQKKIKELATVKEILAQKEAELQLKNKEFSNMSECLQKKDKELSELKLSTSDIHTIKSALDEANVNLAALEKKAKQRELDMECQRHNSEAVIKGMDEKMKEKEKEHRQEMYSQSQAITALEKQCADLDKKSSTLQNKFENSQKLIEAKKQDIARLKANLKEVENSRQQHSSHLDSKMSELEQKFKQEEEKCVGMKRELDASNAVIFERENKIADLNRQLEKLGFDIQEKEKDLSLKEQQIQQSHGEDNRKLATAMENIALLERQKTELEEANQKALAKLSDEAAGTMKELQAANQEITKLKEQNVHLENLIASKRKEYQATEDSRKDLCEKLQMLDMDLANKQKEWATEKAALAEKERCFQSTLEAMKNDSKALQHDYKKACELADMKSAETRDVIDKLESSQKHAHELQQRLSRTEAALKEKESGMDALKDENNRLSIEKEAKEYEVEKNRNELSQLNDKRKADIEKLSEVAESANMRLEACKLDCNTKEKEIENLSVKLQSAKLECDGLKTSLKTFEEKLINSKEMLQLKEAGIKEASLELESKEKLLGQMQHKLDETSTTANKLEQSLRRLEMQREEDLNLIENKDGEISSFEKELNDIRAVTESELSKMKEECNARQNEFVFLQEKLDSVETLLGNKEVELTAVSQELKKSNKELVDLQQRFTSQEELSCKQEGENARLSIELEQKSAVLDARKRELDETQDKLKDLEAEHVSVLEKYSELSLLKNQEVELRQRLEQAKAVAETKTEELKITMIKLEASEGERSELSSMLDELCNTNFKLEDQLKEKAAQLKEAIAEIKRKEEEICNHNKVIKKMETTSAEEMIEIKEQCILLESQVSNLQEKCSQFETCNERKDEELMRGKGKIAELNNEICKLQDEIASKMDLIERLEKESVALTGNLQHKTKAFENKESELKELSRTLMELKANGQSAQEAAITEMESLKKEVSSLREKLDQANVANEMKEQDVEGMNELLQAAEKDKHILGAEVDEQRDKNVAFGVEIAELRKRLDLVSEVVKTKDEELLNQGAIIKQLEKDRDEENTKNNTHCIQLESQLSALQEKCGLLEACNLKKEEEISSSTNRIQESTSEIYKLQNDLASKEELIEKIEKEKVELTESLRYKITALENKERELSDVSEKLEELTSSEQSRHEVKLNDIENLKKEVASLTEKLSRANVANEMREQDVESMNEILETVEDEKRKLGAQMEELFGIKEELENQTVDLRHDFEKQGECLEEKERSLRELRDRLEEEKKNVQMAVECYENEVSPLKNEVVSLKEKMEKLNAVVETKNQEVQSKDHQLEVAKEENSLLMAKVDELATQCKVIEERNAQTEHQIEQLSSMVKSKDKEIEEKSEMIEDFRRKENDAEILELREMILAKESQIATLQDKCNHLETVLQSKEETVNMSEAKLQELSDEVGTLHEQLAQASDKVNQGKEEGDALLVKLEDATKVLQNKELELRQAKESFEAEKSSRDCETETLNLQTESLKEQVSSLSEKLEKVNDVLDVKDQEITSLIQQLKSEAEEKAGLEIKVDELSSQSTTLQEKNKELENRLDQVSGVLKTNQDELSSKCSSLDELQLRSEKEMSELKEQDTAQRNLILQLQEKCSQLEACIECKESELKDLCCKVEACETTAGSEVSRLREELESKENEFKMKSLVVEELTSKFEGKEQQLQNAKKLFSEQNEELKQVLLQKEKLQTEVNDGKSFNESLSKKMEQSEAVVSELKQKLNEREECNTKLKKELDCLANQLSDSLSSEKQAETNVLSMNIRFEEMDAALIELKQKLSNKEEENNSLKNDFEHLANQLKDSQLNEELARSNVESIKSKVEEMKTTVLELKQKVDFKEELINSLRKELDCLDNQLKESVSNQEMKSSSVQELKHNIQTLEAQLMKETGKSGSLVEELKKIQEKMESTVTALEDREGEIAELKESKFATEDKVLKLESQLSDTANSLSTVQNEKIDLEKLLRNAEIKIGEGIMMVEKEKESAHLERSQLLKEKSEECEAALEQLQTRKEEILRLQDTIAQLENVVSSKEQERAKMEESHEVFIDKTQKREEEFMKACKTLEDERSELLQKTRDLEASVEALKLESTVHQQSYRKACELADLKSREYRDMVDKLDDSQKHLQETRHHLGRAENELKESRDELRQAALEKREFAEKVNEKKEELEGALEDLQREICEHKAQISKLSTELRSGDASLKALESEKREIQQLLERTKEELRNAVEKLNVVASENAEREVMVRSNQDSEKLIAELVDQVKLLEGSNAEIQSELDHAKDEIKQLEKNSYSMEEKHRSALAEKDFEFDHKMAAMKEQEIVAVEKMETLMKEKDQKDKELDKSQNLLSARCSQVEKLQRNVHDQTEQLEALKAEITSLSAELDSLKAEHLCCQNNENGSPKLQEQVLELEHLLAREKSNAEEMMKAFQEQEEGWEREKAKMVASLDKRSDTEHAFIVGENDKLKRKVDELQRDLTAKEREHLEALQQTERKASSRANLTSDLQTKIRELECQCDELRYSLKQKDEEIFVKEEGLKQSKQELSNLDSKYAAAAEVERELRHHLGEVTQQLELSKDDKFSERDQVLKLENLTEALSAAEKELEVLRAEKQDKEKWLEDERVQIVEAAKAFAVQQEQNFVRKIDNLNQKLATKNEDVQEMDSVIQQLRYDLKTAQQEKSVLLEEAEERDREFDDEKKKWTSGSFTYEKIQQHIADLEEERQNVTRLQEHCKGLEKRAMELEHANSCLQKNLVEVQSRHKSDGEEREVIEDDLHSRVSLLRSESEKLKETLETRDATVTALSDEKARLLETVKTLEEKLSASVQTVTELQQKCDWMNEKLETLRTEKSVLEKEKDVSVLQKTQGKLNLENFVKKVKELQGKLENEKKAKEEFAKAVNEMEQLVKNEQKCVDSKNKELADMEAMFKLADAESEAAMKEKEGKIVELTFAYEGLRDKLEKERKALEEKCKELENLKRESKQVQERAEEMKEMYEAELDRVKFEIRDSNNDCALLRGENEQLKRTANGSVNPTMWEREKKKLLHQLEEAKIRLNQAKSSQEKLEAELSAANVKVLSVESKRKTAEAEEIKRLQASVSELSKELQKWKDIANNKDKAAVENNENEIKRLQARVTELSHELQKWKNIANKKQLGLNSGKGAEVQELHLQLRKLQEELERAKALADEKQKTADKTLATNLKLASKVEKLEKERKQQSGSLTNSENVVEEKNAQYSWSPPKLPSKTGALTPLARSLASLEIKALNTVAAVTDDTRPGDEVAGVSTGKAIPTMSVAFDSKKRTGEKSALDGNQAKRCRINSGNSDALENPALHLPEGLRDPIKSPFVLRRPNANAGVRTRASTRRSIAARAPTIAQGQKENPLHSHLPPRVQRIPPEMPLSPRKTNRLQTGVPQGPRSKIPKPGTSQLPKPMTAKPKATASSRQAVPRCRVAPGEETKKPTTNQQECKMQ, from the exons ATGAGTTGGGCAAAAGAAGAATGGAAGCAAGAGCTATCAGCGAATGCTTTGAAGAAAGTCTACGACCTAGAACAACGTTGCGAAACGTTGCAGAAAGACGTCAGGCAAAAGCAATTTCAACTCGATAGTTCACAAGCCGCACTTGCAAAGCAAAAGAAGTTAACGGAAGAGGAGAAGGCAAATGCTGGTCTACTGAAGAAAGAGAGTCATTCTCTGGGTGAATCCATACAAGAATTGGAGCGAAGtcgtgaaaaaatcttgcacGATTTACACGCGAAAGAAGGACAAATCCGTTGCCTCGATGGCAAGATGAATCGAACACAGCAACAACTCGACAGCGAATTAGCAAAGGCTGTTCAGTTAAAGAACGAACTGGATCATCTACTGTTCGAAAATAACCAAAACGTAGCCAAATTAGAAAAGCAGAGTGCAGATTTCAACAGAGCGAAGGAAGCCAACAGTCTTCTTCAAAGACAGCTTGGTG gGCACAAAGATCTAGTGAGAGCATTAGAAAGTCAACTGAAGACACTCGGAGAGGAACCCAACTCAAGAGCAAAGAAGAGCTCGTCTGGATCTGACTCCGAAGTTGACTGGCAATGTGGCGTGGACAGCAAATTGAGGGAAGCAGAAACAAACTTACAGATGGAGAAAGAACAACGTGAGAAGATTGAGAAAGAGCTTCAAGATCTCAAGGCAGTTGCAGCTCAATTTCGTAAAAATGAG GAAGCAAATGGTACTTTATCAGTAAAAGAACTTGCCATCAATCAGCAAATAGACCTCGCCTCATCAGATGAAGATCAACTGCAGAAGAAAATCAAGGAGCTTGCCACAGTGAAAGAAATATTGGCACAGAAAGAGGCTGAACTGCAGCTGAAGAATAAAGAGTTTAGCAACATGTCAGAATGCTTGCAGAAAAAGGACAAGGAACTTTCGGAGTTGAAACTAAGTACATCAGATATCCACACTATCAAGTCTGCATTGGATGAAGCAAATGTTAATCTTGCTGCCTTAG AGAAAAAGGCCAAGCAAAGGGAACTGGACATGGAGTGTCAACGCCACAACTCAGAAGCTGTCATCAAAGGAATGGAcgagaaaatgaaagagaaggaaaaagagCATAG GCAGGAAATGTATTCACAGTCGCAAGCTATTACTGCATTGGAAAAACAATGTGCTGATTTGGACAAGAAGTCGTCTACTttacaaaacaaatttgaaaacagcCAGAAATTAATTGAAGCGAAAAAGCAAGACATTGCACGGCTGAAAGCAAACCTCAAAGAAGTGGAAAACTCGAGGCAACAACACAGCTCACATCTGGACAGCAAGATGTCAGAATTAGAGCAAAAATTTAAACAAGAAGAGGAGAAGTGTGTTGGGATGAAACGAGAATTGGATGCAAGCAACGCAGTCATTTttgaaagggaaaataaaaTTGCTGATTTGAACAGGCAATTGGAGAAGCTTGGCTTTGATATtcaagagaaagagaaagactTGAGTTTGAAAGAACAACAAATTCAGCAGTCACATGGAGAAGATAACAGAAAACTAGCAACTGCCATGGAAAACATCGCTTTGCTAGAGCGGCAAAAAACTGAGTTGGAAGAAGCAAATCAAAAGGCATTGGCCAAGTTGTCGGATGAAGCTGCAGGGACAATGAAAGAGCTTCAGGCAGCGAACCAAGAAATAACTAAGTTAAAGGAACAAAATGTTCACTTAGAAAATCTCATTGCTAGCAAGCGCAAGGAGTATCAAGCAACTGAAGATTCTCGAAAGGACCTGTGCGAGAAGTTGCAAATGCTGGACATGGATTTGGCCAACAAACAAAAGGAATGGGCGACCGAGAAAGCCGCTTTGGCAGAAAAAGAGAGATGCTTTCAAAGCACTCTCGAAGCAATGAAAAACGACTCCAAAGCTCTGCAGCATGATTACAAGAAGGCCTGTGAGTTGGCGGACATGAAGTCAGCTGAGACCAGGGATGTGATTGACAAGCTGGAATCATCGCAGAAGCATGCGCACGAGCTTCAACAGAGATTGAGTCGAACCGAGGCAGCGTTGAAGGAAAAAGAAAGTGGCATGGATGCACTAAAGGACGAGAACAACAGGTTGTCCATAGAAAAGGAAGCCAAGGAATACGAAgttgaaaaaaacagaaacgagCTCAGTCAGTTGAATGATAAGAGGAAAGCAGACATTGAGAAATTAAGTGAAGTTGCCGAGTCTGCGAACATGAGATTGGAGGCATGTAAACTTGATTGCAACACTAAAGAAAAGGAGATTGAAAATCTCTCTGTCAAGTTACAATCTGCTAAGTTGGAGTGCGATGGTTTGAAAACTTCTCTGAAGACTTTTGAGGAAAAGTTAATCAACAGCAAAGAGATGCTACAGTTGAAAGAAGCAGGCATTAAAGAGGCTTCGCTCGAATTAGAATCGAAGGAGAAGTTGTTAGGTCAAATGCAACATAAACTCGACGAGACTTCGACGACAGCAAACAAACTTGAACAGTCACTTCGCCGACTTGAAATGCAAAGGGAGGAAGATCTGAATTTAATCGAGAACAAAGATGGTGAAATCTCTTCATTTGAAAAAGAGCTTAATGATATTCGAGCTGTCACGGAATCGGAACTTTCTAAAATGAAAGAGGAATGCAATGCCAGACAGAACGAGTTCGTGTTTTTACAAGAGAAACTTGACAGCGTGGAGACGTTGCTTGGAAACAAGGAGGTCGAATTGACAGCTGTCAGTCAAGAGTTAAAGAAGTCGAACAAAGAACTTGTTGACCTACAGCAACGTTTTACATCACAGGAAGAATTATCGTGTAAGCAAGAGGGAGAAAACGCTAGATTATCTATTGAGCTTGAGCAGAAGTCTGCTGTTTTGGACGCCAGAAAAAGGGAATTAGATGAAACGCAGGATAAATTAAAAGACCTTGAGGCTGAGCATGTATCAGTACTGGAGAAGTATAGTGAATTGTCGCTATTGAAAAATCAAGAAGTAGAATTAAGGCAAAGACTTGAACAAGCGAAGGCTGTGGCGGAAACTAAAACAGAAGAGTTAAAAATCACGATGATTAAGCTAGAGGCGTCTGAGGGGGAAAGGTCAGAGCTGAGTTCTATGCTGGATGAGCTCTGTAATACCAATTTTAAGCTGGAAGACCAGCTGAAAGAGAAGGCAGCTCAGCTTAAAGAAGCAATAGCagagataaaaagaaaagaagaggaaatatgtaatcataacaaggtcatcaagaaaatggaaacaactaGTGCAGAGGAGATGATAGAGATTAAAGAACAATGCATTCTTTTGGAAAGTCAAGTGTCGaatttgcaggaaaagtgcTCGCAATTTGAAACTTGTAATGAACGTAAAGATGAAGAATTAATGAGAGGTAAAGGAAAGATAGCAGAACTAAATAACGAGATCTGTAAGCTGCAAGACGAGATTGCTTCTAAAATGGACCTCATTGAGAGACTGGAGAAAGAAAGTGTAGCGCTAACCGGGAATCTTCAGCACAAAACGAAAGCCTTTGAGAACAAAGAAAGCGAGCTTAAGGAACTGTCTCGTACTTTGATGGAATTAAAAGCAAATGGCCAGTCAGCTCAGGAGGCAGCAATAACAGAAATGGAAAGCTTGAAGAAAGAAGTTTCAAGCTTGAGGGAGAAGTTAGATCAAGCTAATGTGGCAAATGAGATGAAGGAACAAGATGTTGAAGGTATGAATGAGCTTCTTCAGGCTGCGGAGAAAGATAAGCACATTTTAGGAGCTGAGGTGGACGAACAACGTGACAAGAATGTTGCATTTGGTGTCGAGATTGCAGAGCTAAGGAAGCGATTGGACCTAGTTTCAGAGGTTGTGAAAACTAAGGACGAAGAACTGTTGAACCAAGGTGCAATTATAAAGCAGCTTGAAAAAGATCGTGACGAAGAGAATACAAAGAACAACACTCACTGTATACAACTGGAAAGTCAATTGTCTGCGTTGCAGGAGAAGTGTGGCCTTTTAGAGGCCTGTAACctgaagaaagaagaagagatTAGTAGCTCAACGAACAGGATACAAGAATCGACCAGTGAAATCTATAAGCTTCAGAATGATCTTGCGTCCAAGGAAGAGCTGATAGAAAAAATAGAGAAGGAAAAAGTTGAGTTGACGGAGAGTCTGCGGTATAAAATAACTGCCCTTGAGAACAAAGAAAGGGAACTCAGTGACGTTTCTGAGAAGCTAGAAGAATTGACGTCAAGTGAGCAGTCAAGACATGAAGTGAAATTGAACGATatagaaaatttgaagaaagaagttgCAAGTTTGACAGAGAAGTTGAGTCGCGCTAACGTCGCAAATGAGATGAGGgagcaagatgttgaaagtaTGAATGAGATCCTTGAAACTGTTGAGGacgagaaaagaaaattgggtgctCAGATGGAAGAACTGTTTGGCATCAAAGAAGAGTTGGAAAACCAGACTGTGGATCTGAGACACGATTTCGAAAAACAAGGAGAGTGTCTTGAAGAGAAGGAGAGGAGTCTGAGAGAATTGCGTGACAGATTggaagaggaaaagaaaaatgtcCAAATGGCGGTCGAGTGTTATGAAAACGAGGTGAGTCCACTCAAAAATGAAGTTGTGTCACTGAAGGAAAAGATGGAAAAACTCAACGCGGTAGTGGAAACGAAGAACCAAGAGGTACAATCAAAGGATCATCAACTCGAAGTGGCAAAAGAAGAAAACAGTCTTCTAATGGCCAAAGTAGACGAGCTGGCGACTCAATGTAAGGTCATTGAAGAAAGGAATGCTCAAACAGAACATCAAATCGAACAGTTGTCGAGTATGGTTAAAAGCAAAGATAAGGAAATTGAGGAAAAATCCGAAATGATAGAAGATTTTCGTCGGAAGGAGAACGACGCAGAAATCTTGGAACTGCGGGAAATGATCTTAGCTAAAGAAAGCCAAATTGCCACGTTACAGGATAAGTGCAACCACTTGGAAACTGTTTTACAGAGTAAAGAGGAAACCGTGAACATGTCGGAAGCTAAACTACAAGAGTTGAGTGATGAGGTGGGCACCCTTCATGAGCAGCTTGCACAAGCCAGTGACAAGGTCAACCAAGGGAAGGAAGAGGGTGACGCTTTGTTGGTAAAACTAGAGGACGCCACAAAAGTCCTTCAGAATAAAGAATTGGAATTAAGACAGGCAAAGGAATCCTTCGAAGCTGAAAAAAGCAGTCGGGATTGTGAGACGGAGACTCTGAACTTGCAAACAGAAAGTCTTAAAGAGCAAGTCTCTTCTCTTTCGGAAAAGCTTGAAAAAGTCAATGACGTTCTCGACGTGAAAGATCAAGAGATAACGTCGCTGATTCAACAGCTAAAATCTGAGGCAGAAGAGAAAGCAGGATTGGAAATCAAAGTGGATGAATTAAGTAGCCAAAGTACAACTTTGCAAGAAAAGAACAAGGAGCTTGAAAATAGGTTGGACCAGGTGTCGGGtgtgctgaaaaccaaccaagaTGAGCTGAGCTCTAAATGCAGCTCCCTTGACGAACTGCAGCTACGAAGTGAGAAGGAAATGTCGGAACTGAAGGAGCAAGACACGGCTCAAAGAAACCTAATCCTGCAGTTGCAAGAGAAGTGCAGTCAATTGGAAGCGTGCATTGAATGCAAGGAATCCGAGTTGAAGGATTTGTGCTGTAAAGTAGAGGCCTGTGAAACTACTGCTGGGTCTGAGGTTTCACGTTTAAGAGAAGAATTAGAAAGCAAGGAAAACGAGTTCAAAATGAAATCTTTAGTTGTAGAAGAACTAACTAGTAAATTTGAAGGCAAAGAACAGCAGCTACAAAATGCAAAGAAACTGTTTAGCGAACAGAACGAAGAGCTGAAACAGGTGTTGCTACAGAAGGAAAAGCTCCAAACCGAAGTTAATGACGGGAAATCTTTTAATGAGTCTTTGAGTAAGAAAATGGAACAGTCGGAGGCTGTAGTTTCGGAGTTAAAGCAGAAACTTAATGAAAGGGAGGAGTGCAACACCAAATTGAAAAAGGAACTCGATTGCCTTGCTAATCAACTCTCTGATAGTCTTTCAAGCGAGAAACAAGCGGAAACAAATGTGCTTTCAATGAACATAAGATTTGAAGAAATGGATGCTGCATTAATTGAACTAAAACAGAAACTGAGCAATAAAGAGGAGGAGAATAACTCTTTGAAGAATGATTTCGAGCATTTAGCCAATCAACTCAAGGATAGTCAGTTGAACGAGGAACTTGCACGAAGCAATGTGGAGTCGATAAAAAGCAAAGTTGAAGAAATGAAGACAACAGTCTTGGAACTGAAGCAGAAGGTTGATTTTAAGGAGGAACTGATAAACTCCTTGAGGAAAGAACTTGATTGTTTGGATAATCAACTAAAAGAGAGCGTCTCCAATCAAGAGATGAAAAGCAGCAGTGTTCAAGAACTTAAGCACAACATTCAGACTCTAGAAGCTCAGCTGATGAAGGAAACGGGAAAAAGTGGGTCATTGGTAGAGGagctgaaaaaaattcaagaaaaaatggaaTCCACAGTCACGGCTCTTGAAGATAGAGAAGGCGAAATAGCAGAACTTAAGGAGAGTAAGTTTGCGACTGAAGACAAAGTCTTGAAACTGGAGAGTCAACTTAGTGACACAGCGAACAGTCTATCGACTGTGCAGAATGAGAAGATAGATTTAGAAAAGCTACTTAGGAACGCGGAGATAAAGATAGGAGAAGGAATTATGATggttgagaaggaaaaagaatctGCTCATCTCGAACGAAGCCAGTTGTTAAAGGAGAAATCGGAAGAATGTGAAGCAGCGCTAGAACAGCTTCAGACAAGAAAAGAGGAGATTTTGAGGTTGCAAGACACAATTGCCCAACTTGAAAATGTTGTCTCCTCAAAAGAACAGGAAAGAGCAAAGATGGAAGAGTCTCATGAAGTCTTCATCGACAAGACACAGAAGAGGGAAGAAGAGTTCATGAAAGCGTGCAAAACACTTGAAGACGAGAGGTCGGAACTTCTTCAAAAGACACGAGATCTCGAAGCATCAGTGGAAGCCTTGAAACTGGAGTCTACGGTCCATCAACAGAGTTACAGAAAAGCCTGCGAGTTGGCGGATTTGAAGTCAAGGGAATACAGAGACATGGTGGACAAATTAGATGATTCCCAGAAACATCTACAGGAAACACGGCACCATCTTGGAAGAGCTGAAAATGAACTGAAAGAGTCGAGAGATGAGTTGAGGCAAGCAGCTTTGGAGAAGAGGGAATTCGCAGAAAAGGTGAACGAGAAAAAAGAAGAGCTTGAAGGCGCTTTAGAAGATTTACAGCGTGAAATCTGCGAACATAAAGCACAAATATCCAAACTCTCAACCGAATTAAGAAGTGGCGACGCCTCTTTGAAAGCGCTGGAGAGTGAAAAACGTGAGATTCAACAGTTGCTGGAACGTACCAAAGAAGAACTCCGAAATGCTGTCGAGAAGTTGAATGTCGTTGCATCAGAGAATGCTGAAAGGGAAGTGATGGTTCGAAGCAATCAGGACAGTGAGAAGTTGATTGCCGAGCTGGTAGATCAAGTGAAATTATTAGAGGGAAGTAATGCTGAGATTCAAAGCGAGTTGGATCATGCAAAGGATGAGATCAAACAGCTCGAAAAGAATAGCTACAGCATGGAAGAAAAACATAGGTCAGCACTGGCAGAGAAAGATTTCGAGTTCGACCACAAGATGGCTGCGATGAAGGAACAAGAAATCGTTGCAGTAGAGAAGATGGAGACGCTAATGAAAGAG AAAGACCAAAAAGACAAAGAGTTGGATAAGTCACAAAACCTGCTTTCAGCAAGATGCTCTCAAGTGGAaaaattgcaaagaaatgtCCACGATCAAACGGAGCAACTGGAAGCTCTCAAAGCTGAAATCACATCCCTTTCGGCAGAGCTTGATTCTCTTAAAGCTGAACATTTATGctgtcaaaacaatgaaaatggaTCTCCAAAGCTGCAGGAACAAGTACTGGAGTTAGAGCATCTGCTGGCGAGAGAAAAATCAAATGCCGAGGAGATGATGAAGGCGTtccaagaacaagaagaaggaTGGGAAAGGGAAAAAGCAAAGATGGTGGCATCTTTGGACAAACGCTCGGACACTGAACACGCATTTATTGTTGGGGAAAATGAtaaattgaaaaggaaagtgGACGAGTTGCAGAGAGATCTGACTGCTAAGGAGAGGGAGCACTTAGAAGCACTTCAGCAGACTGAGAGAAAGGCTTCATCTCGCGCAAACTTGACCTCTGATCTCCAGACCAAGATAAGAGAACTAGAATGCCAGTGCGATGAACTGAGGTACAGTTTGAAGCAGAAAGACGAGGAAATCTTTGTCAAGGAGGAAGGTTTGAAGCAGAGCAAGCAGGAATTGAGTAACTTGGACTCGAAATACGCCGCTGCGGCGGAAGTTGAGCGGGAATTACGTCATCACCTAGGGGAGGTTACACAGCAGCTTGAATTAAGCAAAGATGATAAATTTTCCGAACGGGACCAAGTCCTTAAATTGGAAAACTTAACGGAAGCATTAAGTGCAGCTGAGAAAGAG CTTGAAGTGCTACGGGCGGAGAAACAAGACAAGGAGAAGTGGCTAGAAGACGAGAGAGTTCAGATTGTGGAAGCAGCCAAGGCGTTTGCAGTGCAACAGGAGCAAAACTTTGTCAGAAAGATTGACAATCTCAACCAAAAACTGGCAACAAAAAACGAAGATGTGCAGGAAATGGATTCCGTCATTCAACAGTTGCGGTATGATCTGAAAACCGCGCAACAAGAAAAG AGCGTCTTGCTTGAGGAAGCTGAGGAGAGGGATCGAGAGTTTGACGATGAAAAGAAGAAGTGGACTTCTGGAAGTTTCACCTACGAGAAAATTCAACAGCATATTGCAGATTTGGAAGAAGAGCGTCAAAATGTCACTCGCCTGCAAGAGCACTGCAAAGGACTCGAAAAGAGGGCGATGGAGCTTGAGCATGCTAACTcttgtttacaaaaaaatctTGTTGAAGTACAAAGCAGACATAAAAGTGATGGAGAAGAAAGAGAG GTCATAGAGGACGATTTGCACAGTAGAGTCTCTTTGCTTCGATCCGAATCGGAAAAATTAAAGGAGACCTTGGAGACCAGAGATGCCACGGTTACTGCTTTGTCTGACGAGAAAGCAAGGTTGTTGGAAACGGTGAAAACTTTAGAGGAGAAGCTGTCTGCATCGGTGCAAACTGTGACAGAGCTTCAACAAAAGTGCGATTGGATGAACGAGAAGTTAGAGACCTTGAGAACTGAGAAAAGCGTTCTTGAAAAGGAGAAGGATGTTTCCGTCTTGCAGAAGACACAAGGCAAGTTGAACCTCGAGAATTTTGTCAAGAAAGTAAAAGAGCTGCAAGGGAAGCTTGAAAACGAAAAGAAGGCGAAGGAAGAGTTCGCGAAAGCTGTCAACGAAATGGAACAACTTGTTAAAAACGAACAAAAATGCGTTGACAGTAAAAACAAGGAGTTAGCTGATATGGAGGCCATGTTTAAGTTAGCTGATGCAGAGAGTGAAGCTGCTATGAAGGAAAAGGAGGGCAAAATTGTGGAGTTGACGTTCGCCTACGAGGGTCTTCGAGACAAGCTTGAAAAGGAGAGGAAAGCGTTGGAAGAGAAATGCAAAGAGTTGGAGAACTTGAAGAGAGAATCAAAACAAGTACAGGAGCGAGCTGAAgagatgaaagaaatgtacgaaGCAGAGTTGGATCGGGTTAAGTTTGAAATTCGAGATTCGAACAATGATTGCGCGTTGTTGAGGGGAGAAAACGAACAATTAAAACGCACTGCTAATGGGAGTGTGAATCCAACCATGTGGGAGAgggaaaagaagaagctcttgCATCAGCTGGAGGAGGCGAAAATCAGGTTGAATCAGGCAAAAAGCAGCCAGGAAAAACTGGAAGCAGAACTTAGTGCAGCCAATGTGAAAGTCCTGTCTGTTGAGAGTAAAAGGAAGACTGCGGAGGCCGAGGAGATCAAGCGACTCCAAGCTAGTGTGAGTGAGCTTAGCAAGGAGCTACAGAAGTGGAAAGATATTGCTAACAATAAAGACAAAGCTGCAGTTGAAAATAATGAGAACGAGATAAAGCGACTTCAAGCTCGCGTTACTGAATTAAGCCACGAGCTACAAAAGTGGAAAAACATTGCTAATAAGAAGCAGTTAGGTCTGAATTCAGGCAAAGGCGCTGAAGTACAAGAGCTTCATCTTCAGTTGCGTAAGCTGCAAGAAGAACTGGAAAGAGCCAAGGCTTTGGCCGACGAAAAGCAAAAAACTGCTGATAAAACGCTTGCAACGAACCTGAAACTTGCGAGCAAGGTCGAAAAGCTTGAGAAGGAACGAAAGCAGCAGAGTGGTTCACTAACTAACTCGGAAAATGTAGTCGAAGAAAAAAACGCACAATATTCCTGGAGTCCACCGAAGCTTCCCAGTAAAACCGGCGCTTTAACTCCACTTGCAAGGTCTTTGGCAAGTTTGGAAATCAAAGCGCTCAACACCGTTGCCGCAGTAACTGATGACACTCGACCTGGTGACGAGGTTGCGGGCGTATCAACTGGAAAGGCAATTCCAACAATGAGCGTGGCTTTTGATTCAAAGAAAAGGACAGGCGAGAAAT ctgCTTTAGATGGCAATCAAGCAAAACGATGCCGAATAAACAGTGGCAATTCGGACGCGTTGGAAAATCCTGCTTTACACTTACCCGAGGGTCTGCGAGATCCAATCAAATCACCGTTTGTCCTTCGCCGCCCAAATGCCAATGCTGGAGTGAGAACACGCGCCAGTACGAGGCGGTCGATAGCGGCACGTGCCCCGACAATCGCACAAGGACAG AAAGAAAATCCTCTGCATTCACACCTTCCCCCACGGGTACAACGTATTCCCCCCGAAATGCCACTTTCTCCACGCAAGACGAACAGGCTCCAAACGGGTGTGCCACAGGGACCAAGGTCTAAGATTCCCAAACCCGGAACTAGTCAATTGCCGAAACCTATGACTGCCAAGCCAAAAGCAACAG CTTCCTCGAGACAAGCTGTCCCGCGATGCCGAGTAGCTCCCGGAGAGGAGACAAAGAAACCAACGACCAATCAGCAAGAATGTAAGATGCAGTGA